The genomic window TAATCAGAGCCATCTGTGGCACTTCCTGCAGTCCTTTACATGGAAGGAAGACAAAAACTATTAATGTATCAGAGCAGAACTGCAAATGACacacccacaaaacaaaacaaatgcaatttcCACAACGTGGCTCCCCACAACCATGATACATAGCCTAAGACTGCAGAAAAACTCCTGACTAGCATGCTTTAAATTTATTACTATGAAGAGTTAAAAAATGCATCCTTTCCAAGTCTGTGATGAGTTGCATCAACTTGGCAACCCAGCTGAAAgacagtcttaaaaaaaaagtgatgtagGATCAATCTGATTCAGTTCACCAAGAGATCACACAATCACCAATGCTGGCCCAAGGGAAGTAGTAGCAAATCTCTGCTGAACTAGACTAGTCCTTCTCACAACAATGTCCTAATTTCCCATGAGACCCTTAATATCTATCACAGGTTAGAGAAACCAGAATGGTCCATCAGACTATGCACAGGGTTAGGAGTCAGGAAATCTTAATTCCAATCCATACCCAGTGGTGATTTATTCCGAATAGCCCGTCTTGTAGTCTTATCTCTCAGATTTATCTAGTATATCTCACACCCAAGAAAGATtaggaacaaaacaaacaaaggaacTGAACCATAGAAGGACTGGGGCCTTATGTGGAAAACTACCATCAAAGCCCCAAGAATATCCACTAATTCAGAGCTGTATGTTCCCCGTAACAGAGAAATCATGATTGGCTCTAGTACCTGCTTCTCTTCAGTGAAAAAAGTGCTTCTGTTAACTACAGGTAACTTCTGATGAAGACAAGCCTAAGGCAAACCAAGGATCTATCTGTAACCTTAAAACTACCAAAATTTAATAACATGAAGACAGAaagctttaaagaaattataataGTAACAGCATTATTAAAGTAATCTAACAGTAAAAATTCTTCTTactcatttttctcttgttgTCTTGCTCTTTTTGCCACATGTTCAGCTTCTAAAACTGCTAAATCTTCACGTTCTTTTTCATTACTGATTATTCCAAACACTGACAGAAAAAGTTCAAACATGTTAAGAAAACAGCCAAAGCATAATCAAAGAATTTGGCATCTTGGACACAATACTAACAGAACTACCTTTTTCAACTTGTATtctaaaagcatttctttttcttcgtCCGTAttctgcactgaaaaaaaaaaaaaaaatacacaggttacaccagctgctttttcccctcaacATACTGCCAttctcagtggaaaaaatacattgtaaGTTGATACCCAAGCTTCTACataagtttttattaaaaacccACTATGTGAAACCGTGATCGCTTTTTCTTAAGCCTGAAATAGCTCAATCACTGGGATGAAACAAAACCACTAAACTATACTGGTCTGTAAAGGGTTGTTTAGTAAAAACTATCAAGGTTATCTGTAACTATAGatacagagaagcagaaatgtaCAAATGAGCACACTGGACTCTATTTCACAACACTACcgattttaaaattttacttcaaaGAAGAACATACGGACACAGGACTATGGTCTAGAAAGGGCAGTCCAGAAAGGAATAACTGTGATAATTAATAATGGTCACTATGAGGAAATCTGATTCAATGACCATCcttaaatgcaaacaaaaatcatCAACCTTTTACCTTCACTTACTGAGcgtatattttatttatttgcttttatacaatagctgacagaggaaaaaaaaggaaaaatccaagaCCTGTAAGCATCCTAAGCATGGGTTTTGGTTCCCTTTCTTTAAAAGGCACAAGTAAATAGAACATGCAAACACAAATGAATATACCTTTCCACCTTTGTTAACCCCCACACCCACCAATGATCTGCTGAAACAAACCCTTGCTCCCCACCCAGAAAAGCGTAACAGCCTAAAAATAATCAGGCAAGACTGACTCTCCTGCTGAGCAACTGAGCAAGATTCAGTGTCTTACTGAATCCTGTATCTCCCCCATCTGCCTGCACTGAAAAGTGTTATTTTCCGTCATATTTTAAGCTCACTGGGGTAAGGACCAACACGCTGTAATGCATCTGTagctgtttaattaaaaaaaaaaaaaacaaaacaccccacaaaaaacaaactgcaACTAGATTTTGCAATGCCAATGCATTAATAAAATATGAGTTACTAGACGTATCAACAGAGGAAAACACTGGAGTGGAAATGATCTTATCGTTTCAATCAACCTCAACAACGGGTAATGAAGTtaacataaagaaaataaaaattgtgattaaaaatacacaaatgcaaaataacaagATAATATATTCCACATTTTCAATCTGGAATACAAGAATATAAGTCTTTGCTCACCTGTACGTTTTCTGCAAATCAGATGCTAAAATCCCAATGTCAACATACTGGCCACATTTACTACTTGCAAGATACtgcaagaaagaattttaagtagcaaataaaatctttgtCAATTACTTCATCAGAACAGCTAGTTCAAATATACCTATTTCAAACTCCACCCTTCTTAGaagtcaaaatgaaaatgagaaacagctTTGAACTGCCTTAGAACACACTACGAGGTATTTCTCAATGAACTGTTTATTAAGACACAGCTAACTAGCTCGCTACCTTtcccagggaaaagcagcaTACTGTTTTTTGGTGCTTAAGTGACTTCTACTGGTGCAAatccattgctttcatttacTAAGCAAGATTACTTTGTAACCCACACACCGTCTTACTACCAATCCTTCTAAACTTCTTGGTTTCTCTCAGTTAACCTCCTTTTGGTTTAGATCTACCTTAAAAATGAGACACTGTACATCAATTAGTGTGGATACTGTCATGATAAGAACTTTCATCTTTGCAAGATGTTTCAAAGAATACTACAGAAAAGTGTATAAAAGAAAGTGAACTGTatcaagccttttttttttttttatcttgacaGCAGCTAATAAAACCCATTTTCAAATCACAAATTATGAAAGTGTGAGAAAATGTACTACATTTCAGGTACAACTCTTCTCCATTTGCTTTCTTACCCCACTCTCCAAACAGGAGTGAGAAGGAGTTTTAACACTGTAATGGTGGACTCgttcttaaagaagaaaaaggagatcGAGAACCTCCCTCTAACAGATATGGTATCACAAATGTCACAGcaaggagaatttaaaaatctcatttaaatcaataccttttttttaaaacaatcaaattgcttaaaaatacacacagaattctttttttaaattatgttagACTTCACATCACCCATGGGCAGCTACTGACCCGCAGAACATATCAAGCCTACCATAAATCCAGCTGgctctttcatttcagaatagTCAAGACATAGTCACTGTGATCTTGTAAAGGAAGATAAGCAAGCTCCCTCAAGCAGCTGCTCACATTTTAAGGCATCAGAAGTGGAGTACGCTTATACACAGAAAAACGGTGTTTAATTGGTGAATTCAGCATGAAGAGTCACAAAATGTAACACAGAGCACTGTGCCACCTGAAGGAATCACTGTTCTCCCCCCTCTTCACATGTGTGCTATGGaagtaaacacattttttccttttcttcactcATTTAATATGATCGATGTACATGTTCCCAAATGTAAACCCTTCCAATCTGCCTATATCTACTCagggtgtatttttttttttgactctgCATTTCACACTTGAAATAGCAGCCAGCTTCAGGATCAGAAGTACtgaagagaaggggagaaagtaacaaaacaaaacgaacgaaaagaaaagaaaaaaaggtctttctAAAGCCTGTTTAAAGCCCCGAGAGGCGAGGCCGGGTTTAGGCGCTCGCTGCCGGGCCCTCCCGCCCCTGAGCAGGCCGGGTGCTCAAGGCCCCTTTCAGCGCGAAGGGGGAACGCGAGACCCGCCGCGCCGGCCACGGGgagccccccccggctcccccccgcGGCGGGGACGAGGGCCGCCGGCCAGCCGCCGCTGCCTGCCCGCGGCGGGTACCTGCTTAACGCGCTGCTTCAGCCGCAGGTCCACGAAGTGCCCCGGCCGGCTCCGCATCGCCGctcgccgccccccgcgccccaccgcggCCGAGGCCCTCCCCGCGGGCCCAGGGGCTGTCCTAGCGCTTCGCCTGCGCGGGGCGGCTGACAGCGGCCGGGCGGGAATTGTGCGCAGGCAGCGCCCGGGGCGCCTCAGCCGCGCCGCTGCAGGGCCCCCGCGAACTGCGCGCCTGGACCGGCAGAGCGGCCTGGCCCGGCGACGGCGGAGAGGCACCGCTGCGGGCGCGCTCCCTTCTCCCGCCTCTGACCCGCCGGGCCGCGTATTACGTTTCAAAATAGGCGCCCCCCCGTCCCTCGGCCGGGGCTGCGCGAGATCCCCGGCGGCGCCCTCACGAGGAGCGGCGACACGCCCCGGCGGTCACCGCCGGCCGCCACCCCCGGAGGAGGCCCGGGCGCGGGCTGCCGCGGGGACTCCACTTCCCAGCATGCTGCGCGGCGGTGAGGGGcggggcccggcgcggccctgcccgggcgggggggcggggcgtACGGCGGCCGGGAGGGCGGTGGCCGTGGCGGGATGGAGTCGGTGGTCTTCATCTTCTCGCTGATTGACTGCTGCgccctcatcttcctctccGTCTACTTCGTATCCTTCTcctctggggctgggggggtgccCGGGGCCGGTAGGGTTGGGGGCCGCGCCCGCGGGACCGAGGTGGGCCCGCTGagggagggcgagcggggccGGAGCCGCCGGGCTGGTGGTGGGCGGAGGGTGGCGGGGCCTGAGGGCCTGTGCTGGGTAATGGCCGCTGGCGGGGGGCGCCCGGGCCGGCAGCCCACGGGAGCTGTGGCGGGGGGCGCGGCCGGGGAGGCGGCGAGTGATTCAGTGCCCGAAATATGTTCGCTCCTTCGAGTGCTGGAGCTCGGGTGGCTGCGGGCTGCCGGGGCCCTGTGCGGCCGCTGCTGCGGGAAATACATCGTGCCTCGGCAGAAGTAGTATGTGCTGGGTGTTGGTGTAGAGGAAGGGGCGCCGAAGAGTGCTTCGCACCCTCAGAAACGACCCAGGCCTAAAAAAATCACGGCCGGACGATAGTATCTTAATTGTAAGGATGCCTTACTCTATTTTAGATGTGAGCTCGTAGCTGGGAGACTGAGAGTTCCTCGACAAATGGCATTTCCATGTTCTTTGTTACAAACTTGTCTGCAGTTTTTGCTGTCTGGTGGTGTTAGAATGTCAAAGCActgatttgctttcttttcttttttttcctgaatgaaaGAGAATGGGCTCTCATACTCTTTCAAATCCTGGTGCTATTTCAGGATCTACCCAGTTCTCCTAACAGGAAAAAGTAGGGAAGCGCTTGAAAGAAATTCATCCTAGAAGGATAGgctatttgttaaaaaataaaaaggccaTGCCTATCTTTTAGGGATAGAAAAAAATCTCgtgccttttcattttcttggagAAAAGGAGTATGAGCTTTACAGGACATGGTGTGATGATGTGCACATGTGCATGCGACGCCTTTTTTGAGAGGACTTTCCTGTCTGAAATCTTCATATTTCAATTGCTGAAAGTTCATTTGATAATGATGTTACCTTCTTATTTCCTAGCAAAGTATGAATTAATCCAATGTTACAGTAAATATAAAAGAAGTACATCTACTTCTTAAAACCGTGCTATTTGGCTTTATTGTGAGGACGGTTTAAAAAGTGCattaactttttcttccttttaagtTCTGGTTTCAAGTGTTGTAGTAATACTTCTGATACTAAAAATATTGAGCTTGCCTCCCCGATCTTTTTTTAAGCGTTGAACTGAACTTTAGCACTTGTGCAACAGTTGCCGTTGGAAAAACATCGTAAAATCACTTGGCCTGATGATAAAATATGGCCTAACTTCCTACCTAAAGTAGCAATGAGTTGTAACTAATTGAATGCCTTTTGCAGATCAGCAGTAGAACAAGACTTTGTGTATTCTGAGTTATCATACAATTTTTCCTTATCTTGGACTTCAGATAATTACACTATCAGATCTGGAATGTGACTACATTAATGCTAGATCATGCTGCTCAAAACTCAATAAagtaaattattattctttgcatTGCATGTGGTTTAAGAAAACAATCCTTCACCTTAGAATCACAAATAACAGGGGTATAATGTGTATCTGAAGAGGCTCGATTGGCAATATTTTGCATGTATCCTTTATTTCAGCCTGCTTGTCTTTTTCGGATGCCCATCTTTCAGCAAATTCAGTCATGAAAGGCTGTTCTTCTGACCCTTGGTGCTCTGAGATGGGCTGCTGCTCTGAACTCCTGGGACTGAGACTTAACTCTTTGCAGAGCTCTTGAGTTCTGTGCTTTCATTCTTGTAGGTGTGCCACACCAAGGATGTCTACTCATGATTGAACTCTGGGATCTTTATAGCAACTTTCTCTGATGCTTCTGCATAATTTCTAAACTCTCTTGAACAGTAGAGAGTTTTAAAATGATAAGGAAAAGTACCATTTTAACTTAACTTAAAACTGATTCATTAAATCAATGTGGCCTTCCTGCAAGTGTTGTTCACTTTgatttaaaggtattttcattCTTAATGTAAGAGAGAATGCTACAGGATACTATCAagtgaaaaatgtattatttccaGGGGCTGACCCAATTTAACTATGCCAGTTTTCATATTGATCAATGTTCTTATCTGTTCCAAGCCTGAGGGTGTTTGTATGTCCTGTGTCTGTGCAGATTTTAATTATCTGCTTCTCTCATTCCTAAATCCAATGTTCTCTGCAGTGATTTCAAATGAGCACTGTATACTTCCTTAACTCGCTTTCTTAAATGTTTGTGTAATAGAGTTGTGTTCAAACACAACTTCTCTCTAAAAATTTTTGTAATACTTAGATAAAGTACCTCTGTTATAGTATCTTAGGGCCTGATTTCTGGCTTACGTGGAATCTGTCTGAAGGTATTAATTTCCCCATATTGTGATGAAATCACatggattttcttcttccatgaaTTTTCTGTCCGAGTTTGATATTATTAGAATCAGATGATAACTCCATGTAGATCTCCTTTTCAGAAAGTAATTTACATTTGTGcatataactttttttcttttcttccctttttataGTGGGTGGTCCCTGAGGTGATTGGCCATGCTGTTGTAACTGTGTTAATGCTTATTTCATTGCACTGGTTCATCTTTCTCCTTAATTTGCCAGTAGCAACGTGGAATATATATAGGTAAGTGCAAAGGCTTTTGTGtgatttctgtggtttttttttttcttccccactgtTACTAGTTTAGCTTTAAGTGTAGTACGAAGATAAATATGTCTTGATGAGATGTTTCAGTTGTGTTCCTGGGCTGCTAACAGTCTTCATGGATCTATGTAACATAAAACTCTCATTTCCTTGCAATTACAAAATTACAAGAAACCCAAGAGTGTAAAGGATATGAAGCTTTTGGTCTTTCCTTGCGTTCACTCTAGTGCCTGGGAATCTTGATTTGTGAATCATTCCCAGGTTTGTAGGAAATGATAGCATGTTAATTGGGATTATGAAGTAGTACTGCAAACATAGTTGTTAATGTTTTTCATCCTGTGCCTACGTGCCTGATAGTGATATCAGCATAAAAGTACTTAGGTCAGCACGGCTGATGGTTGTAAAACCATCGGGCTGTGGTGTTATCCCCCGCATCATCCTTCATATACTGTCTTGTCTTTCCCCCTCATTTGCATTGTTTTTGGTCCTCCATCTTGCCTCTTTGTATTTGGAAAGCTTTGCAGACTTTCCCTTTTATGACAACTGTTAATGTTACTGGTCTTTGTGTACTGGGCCGTCCAACACTTTGAAATGGTTTACTTATCAGTAGGGGTTTCTGTGTGGCAACATTGGGACGGTCAgttcaaaaatgttctttttattttgtatcgTTTGATGAGCAGAGAATTGAACCTTTACAGGTGTTATGCTAATGAAAACTGGATGTGGATTTGTCACAGATTATTTCTAATCACTGTACTACAGGAAGTCCGAAAATTTAAGAGATAGGTATGAAAAGTTGGCTGTAATTCTTGTTTGTCTGAACCTGCTAGGGCTAACTGTTTGCAGGGATGGGCAGAGTTGTTGGTAAAGTTAAACAAGAAGTTTCATAGCTCTCATTAAAAAGAAGTTGAGGATCCCTTTACTGATAACCTTGTTGTTCTTGGGCAAAATAACCATGCAGTTATCATCACCCCTGTTTTCTACAAAACTGCCAGCAAAGCCTTTAAATGTTTCTAAGCTGGTGTAACATGAGACAATATAACTTGTATGCTTAATAAACAAATGTTGCCTAAATGCTCGCACGTAGGGATAGTTTTGTTTGGCTACCCATATGGAGGACTGTATTTAACACTGTTGCACAAAATGACCAGTATTCCCTTTGGTATCTGCTGGCAAGTGTGGAGTTTGCATTTGGCATTTCATTTACGCTAGACTGTTTCTACAGAGAGACTAGAGAgaatgcattttctttgaagATTTCTTGTACTGGTTACccctttgctgctttcttttgcttACTTATGTTAATGTTTAAAGTAGCCACTTGCTCTTCCTTCCAAACCTGGTCAGAGAGAATTCTAAAAGAtataattatttctatttccaCACTTCAGGCAGTAAGCTTTGACTGCTGTTTTGAATTGACAGCTCGCATTTTATATTTGTCATACATGGGGTAGACATTCTGAATATCCTAAAATCCAGGATTGTTTCCTCAATTTTAGGTGTGCAGTGTAGGCAATAAATGAATATGGCAATATGATACTTTGCCTGTCCTGCCACAAGAAGTCAAAATGTTAAGCCTGTATTGCTAATCCCGCCTTCTTTCTGAGGATTGAGGAGTTTCACCCAGGCTATCCTGGACTATCCCATTTATAGTGAAGGAGTTAGAGGTCTGCAAAAGCAAGCGTGTTGTTTAGCATTATAAAGGAAATCTGATGATTTGGGATAGAACTCACATTTGACCCGATGTTCAGTGGACAAATGGTATGGTAGTCAGAAAAATGGGGGACTGTAAAATAGTTTGAATACACTGAAGAG from Gavia stellata isolate bGavSte3 chromosome 2, bGavSte3.hap2, whole genome shotgun sequence includes these protein-coding regions:
- the CNIH4 gene encoding protein cornichon homolog 4, translating into MESVVFIFSLIDCCALIFLSVYFIITLSDLECDYINARSCCSKLNKWVVPEVIGHAVVTVLMLISLHWFIFLLNLPVATWNIYRYIMVPSGNMGVFDPTEIHNRGQLKSHMKEAMIKLGFHLLCFFMYLYSMILALIND